From Mercenaria mercenaria strain notata chromosome 17, MADL_Memer_1, whole genome shotgun sequence, the proteins below share one genomic window:
- the LOC123537604 gene encoding neuronal acetylcholine receptor subunit alpha-2-like, with translation MAKEYLIVLLLVCVISVGGQTIDDASLLHDTLMSGYNKYVRPSVDQSKPVVVNLTFELVSIRELDEIMGKLSIVGMLWLFWEEPRMTWNPFAYNQTFTARLPMKEVWKPDLVIAHPVDSTKAVGFDHHWYPVRYYYNGVAIWTPGDVMTTTCNIDVTYYPFDTQTCEVTFIPWGSLVSELYLYAAQEMVSRRFFTENGEWALDKATTNTGLIDGKYPTYIVKLELRRRPTFVIVNVILPILFMGLLNVLVFFLPASSGERVSFAMTVLLALAVFLTLVGDNMPKTSQPMSTICYFLLTNLVLSSLIMVVTIFNLNLYHRDDNLVVPEWLANVVRLLKCKRLPRRTKVENLKKAEDENKKGTLENVETDKKEKLETVDAVRWALPAYEDRITWREVSKVIDIVFGGAAVLWLLITAAAFFIMVATQNVPGARK, from the coding sequence ATGGCAAAAGaatatttgattgttttactGCTCGTCTGTGTCATTTCTGTCGGCGGACAAACAATCGATGACGCATCTCTGTTACACGATACACTGATGTCTGGCTACAACAAATACGTCAGGCCATCTGTTGACCAATCCAAGCCTGTTGTTGTCAACCTTACGTTTGAGCTTGTGTCAATAAGAGAACTTGATGAGATCATGGGGAAACTCTCGATCGTTGGAATGCTGTGGTTGTTCTGGGAGGAACCAAGAATGACATGGAATCCCTTTGCATATAACCAAACATTTACAGCAAGACTTCCAATGAAAGAAGTGTGGAAACCCGATTTGGTAATAGCCCATCCCGTTGATTCAACAAAAGCAGTTGGTTTCGATCACCATTGGTATCCAGTTCGCTATTACTATAACGGAGTGGCCATATGGACTCCGGGGGACGTGATGACCACAACGTGCAACATAGACGTAACGTATTACCCTTTTGATACACAAACTTGTGAAGTAACATTTATTCCATGGGGGTCTTTAGTTAGCGAGTTGTACTTGTATGCCGCCCAAGAAATGGTTTCAAGACGATTCTTCACAGAAAATGGAGAGTGGGCTCTTGACAAGGCCACTACAAACACTGGTCTCATCGATGGAAAGTATCCAACTTATATTGTTAAGCTCGAGTTGAGAAGGAGACCAACCTTTGTAATCGTCAACGTTATTTTACCGATTCTATTTATGGGACTCTTAAATGTGCTCGTTTTCTTCTTACCAGCAAGTTCTGGAGAGCGTGTTTCCTTCGCCATGACAGTTTTGCTTGCATTAGCTGTATTTCTAACACTTGTCGGTGACAACATGCCGAAAACATCGCAGCCTATGTCGACAATATGCTACTTTCTGCTGACAAATCTTGTTCTGAGCTCCCTGATAATGGTCGTAACGATTTTTAATCTGAATCTCTACCACAGAGACGACAACCTTGTCGTGCCAGAATGGTTGGCGAACGTGGTACGTTTACTAAAATGTAAACGACTACCAAGACGTACAAAAGTTGAAAACCTCAAGAAAGCTGAAGatgaaaacaaaaaaggaacTTTGGAGAACGTGGAGACAGACAAAAAGGAAAAGTTGGAAACTGTGGATGCAGTTAGATGGGCATTGCCGGCTTACGAAGATCGTATAACGTGGCGTGAAGTTAGCAAAGTCATTGACATTGTATTTGGTGGAGCTGCCGTTCTGTGGCTACTTATCACGGCGGCGGCGTTTTTCATCATGGTTGCTACACAGAACGTGCCTGGGGCAAGAAAATAA
- the LOC123535683 gene encoding neuronal acetylcholine receptor subunit alpha-6-like, with the protein MSRTYFAGFILTVVALVEGQTIDDVTLLHNKLLSGYNKYVRPSTDQFKHVDVNFTFDLVSIRDLDEIMEKLSIVGILWMFWEEPRMNWNPIDYNNTFMTRISMQEVWKPDMVIAHPIGSTKAVGSDHSWYSVRYQYNGMAVWAPSDVMTTTCNIDVTYYPFDKQKCEISFIPWGSVITEMNLHVVQREVSRKYFTENGEWALEKATTTTGLHEGIYPTYIVELELTRRPTFVIVNVILPILFMGLLNVLVFFLPTKSGERVSFAMTVLLAIAVFLTLVGDNMPKTSQPMSTICYFLLTNLVLSSLIMIVTILNLNLYHRDDNLVVPEWLENVVRILKCNRLPRRTKVENLKEDDDGNKKEHLENVDTVKWALPAYTERITWRDVSKAVDMVFGGAAILWLLMTTLAFFIMVSTQRVPGANK; encoded by the coding sequence ATGTCACGTACATATTTTGCTGGTTTTATCCTAACAGTTGTCGCTCTTGTTGAAGGACAAACAATTGATGATGTAACGCTGTTACACAATAAATTGTTGTCTGGCTACAACAAATACGTCAGACCATCTACTGACCAATTCAAACATGTCGACGTTAACTTCACGTTTGATCTCGTGTCAATAAGAGACCTCGACGAGATCATGGAAAAACTATCGATCGTTGGAATACTATGGATGTTCTGGGAAGAACCAAGAATGAACTGGAATCCCATAGACTACAACAACACTTTCATGACAAGAATTTCTATGCAGGAAGTTTGGAAACCAGATATGGTAATAGCCCACCCCATTGGCTCTACAAAGGCGGTTGGTTCCGATCACAGCTGGTATTCGGTAAGATATCAGTACAATGGGATGGCCGTATGGGCACCAAGTGATGTGATGACAACAACGTGTAACATAGACGTAACGTATTACCCTTTCGATAAACAAAAATGTGAGATAAGTTTCATTCCTTGGGGATCTGTCATTACAGAAATGAACCTGCACGTTGTTCAAAGAGAGGTTTCTAGAAAATACTTTACTGAAAATGGGGAATGGGCTCTTGAGAAGGCAACAACAACCACCGGACTACATGAGGGGATATATCCGACATACATTGTTGAGCTCGAGTTGACAAGGAGACCAACTTTTGTTATCGTCAATGTTATTTTACCAATTCTCTTTATGGGACTCTTAAATGTGCTTGTTTTCTTCTTACCAACAAAGTCCGGAGAGCGTGTTTCGTTCGCCATGACAGTTTTGCTTGCAATTGCCGTATTCCTTACACTTGTCGGTGACAACATGCCGAAAACATCGCAGCCTATGTCGACAATTTGCTACTTTCTGCTGACAAATCTTGTCCTGAGCTCCCTGATAATGATCGTAacgattttaaatttgaatctgTACCACAGAGACGACAACCTTGTAGTGCCAGAATGGTTGGAGAACGTGGTACGTATATTAAAGTGCAATCGACTACCCAGACGTACAAAAGTTGAAAACCTCAAGGAAGATGATGACGGGAACAAAAAAGAACATCTGGAGAATGTGGATACAGTTAAATGGGCATTGCCAGCTTATACGGAACGTATAACATGGCGTGATGTTAGCAAAGCCGTGGACATGGTATTTGGTGGAGCTGCCATATTATGGTTGTTGATGACGACATTggcatttttcataatggtatcTACACAAAGAGTTCCTGGagcaaataaatga
- the LOC123535682 gene encoding neuronal acetylcholine receptor subunit alpha-6-like translates to MAVWAPGDVMTTTCNIDITYYPFDTQTCDVTFIPWGSMISEMNLHVAQKEVSRRLFTENGEWALQKATTATGLFDGIYPTYSVVLELKRRPTFVVVNVILPVLFMGFLNVLVFFLPAKSGERVSFAMTVLLAFAVFLTLVGDNMPKTSKPISALCYFLLNNLILSSLIMTATIVNLNIYHKDDNISVPQWLATIVRTLNCMQRPKRTKVGNLDERDRKADNKKMKSENLEADPDDLPVYLKDRITWCDISKTLDFVFGAVSILWHLITAVAFFILVV, encoded by the coding sequence ATGGCCGTCTGGGCTCCAGGTGACGTGATGACGACAACGTGTAACATAGACATAACTTATTACCCCTTTGATACGCAAACATGTGATGTGACATTCATTCCATGGGGCTCTATGATAAGCGAAATGAACTTGCACGTTGCCCAGAAGGAAGTTTCTAGGAGGTTGTTCACGGAAAATGGGGAATGGGCTCTCCAGAAGGCAACCACAGCTACAGGACTATTTGACGGGATATATCCTACATACAGTGTTGTGCTTGAACTGAAAAGGAGGCCGACTTTTGTCGTCGTCAACGTCATTTTGCCCGTTTTGTTTATGGGATTTTTAAATGTGCTTGTGTTTTTCCTGCCTGCCAAGTCTGGAGAGCGTGTTTCATTTGCCATGACAGTTTTGCTTGCATTCGCTGTATTCCTTACACTTGTCGGTGACAACATGCCGAAAACATCAAAACCCATATCGGCATTATGTTATTTCCTGCTAAACAATCTTATACTTAGCTCCCTTATAATGACTGCGACGATTGTAAATCTCAATATTTATCACAAAGATGATAACATTTCAGTCCCACAATGGCTGGCGACAATCGTACGCACGTTAAATTGCATGCAACGTCCCAAGAGAACAAAGGTTGGAAACCTTGATGAACGTGATAGAAAAGCCGATAACAAAAAGATGAAGTCAGAAAATCTAGAAGCTGACCCAGACGATTTGCCTGTGTACTTGAAAGACCGTATAACGTGGTGTGATATAAGCAAAACATTGGATTTTGTATTTGGTGCGGTGTCGATCTTGTGGCACCTTATTACGGCCGTCGCCTTCTTTATTCTTGTAGTCTAG